In Paenibacillus sp. FSL R7-0345, a single window of DNA contains:
- a CDS encoding DUF294 nucleotidyltransferase-like domain-containing protein, producing METTEWSEDKRMQSIATAGSPQELKGRRTACQEALLEQLNVIPIEEWVSRVNAMHDLIAAAAVKLCEAQMKEAGYGPPPCAYSFIVFGSAGRQESTLWSDQDNGLIVEGEPDDVKLTYFTAFGELLSDMLEAVGYEKCEGRVMCSEPLWRKTLTEWKEQLGSWMSQLEWEPIRYLIIASDMRHVAGSAELSAEWREAFHAGFVDNDKLTTAVLRNTVRHKATLNLLGQVLTERFGDYAGGFDIKYGMYIPLVNIVRHLALLNAVKDSSTLKRISRLSEREEYEQLQEIRGAFLTALRMRVNTPYMVQDGLLSSSDYISESDLKNKQLMSELRESLLLVRKLHRALQRQLRSAERRQS from the coding sequence ATGGAAACGACAGAGTGGAGCGAAGATAAGAGAATGCAATCCATCGCAACGGCCGGTTCGCCGCAGGAGCTGAAAGGCAGGCGTACAGCCTGCCAGGAGGCACTCCTGGAGCAGTTAAACGTGATACCGATTGAGGAATGGGTGTCCCGCGTCAATGCAATGCATGATCTGATTGCTGCGGCTGCGGTGAAGCTTTGTGAGGCGCAGATGAAGGAGGCGGGCTACGGCCCGCCTCCCTGCGCTTATTCCTTTATTGTATTCGGCAGTGCCGGCAGACAGGAATCCACTCTCTGGAGTGATCAGGATAACGGTCTGATCGTGGAGGGGGAGCCGGATGACGTCAAGCTGACCTACTTTACTGCTTTTGGCGAGTTGTTATCGGATATGCTTGAGGCCGTGGGTTATGAGAAATGCGAAGGCAGAGTGATGTGCTCTGAACCGCTCTGGCGCAAGACGCTGACGGAGTGGAAGGAGCAGTTAGGCAGCTGGATGAGCCAGCTGGAATGGGAGCCTATCCGCTATCTGATTATTGCATCAGATATGAGGCATGTGGCCGGAAGCGCAGAGCTGTCGGCTGAATGGAGGGAAGCCTTTCATGCCGGCTTTGTAGACAATGATAAATTGACTACGGCTGTTTTGCGCAACACTGTCCGCCACAAAGCAACACTCAATCTGCTTGGACAGGTATTAACAGAACGATTTGGCGATTATGCCGGCGGCTTTGATATTAAATACGGAATGTACATCCCGCTTGTAAATATAGTCAGGCATTTAGCCCTGCTGAATGCGGTTAAGGACAGTTCCACCCTGAAACGGATATCAAGACTCAGTGAACGGGAGGAATATGAACAGCTGCAGGAGATCCGCGGGGCTTTTTTGACAGCTTTGCGGATGCGTGTGAATACACCGTACATGGTACAGGACGGGCTTCTGTCGAGCAGTGATTATATTTCCGAAAGTGATCTAAAGAACAAACAGCTTATGTCTGAGCTGCGTGAAAGTCTGCTGCTGGTCAGAAAACTGCACAGGGCTTTACAGCGCCAGCTCCGCTCAGCGGAAAGGAGGCAGTCATGA
- a CDS encoding exonuclease domain-containing protein has translation MKEPNKGGGFWSNLRQGGMPSAIASIRGGESAQQTAQQMAFIRSLMREKRRPEVLHTPLSELETVIFDLETTGFSHQHGDEIMSFGAIRVVGEEIKEEECFYTLVNCQTAIPEDITRLTGITGEMTAAAPSLIDGLHNFMSFVGQRVLVAHGSAHDKSFLNAALWKTSKVQLTHRVLDTMMLARWLEPQRSNYTLDELLAVHEIPIQGRHHALEDARMTARLWVAYLREIANKRQVDTLGDLYAYLSRA, from the coding sequence ATGAAAGAGCCCAATAAAGGCGGCGGATTCTGGAGCAATCTGCGGCAGGGCGGTATGCCCTCCGCTATCGCATCCATCAGAGGCGGCGAATCCGCCCAGCAGACTGCGCAGCAGATGGCCTTTATCAGGTCGCTGATGCGTGAGAAGCGGCGGCCTGAAGTACTGCATACTCCGCTTTCGGAGCTGGAGACGGTTATATTCGATCTGGAAACGACCGGTTTTTCCCATCAGCATGGTGATGAAATTATGTCATTCGGGGCTATCCGGGTGGTCGGTGAAGAAATAAAAGAAGAGGAATGCTTCTATACACTGGTGAACTGCCAGACAGCTATACCGGAGGACATTACCAGATTAACAGGAATTACCGGGGAGATGACAGCTGCTGCTCCATCGCTGATTGACGGCCTTCATAACTTCATGTCTTTTGTCGGCCAGCGGGTGCTGGTGGCGCATGGCAGTGCGCATGATAAATCCTTTTTGAATGCAGCCTTGTGGAAAACCTCCAAGGTACAGCTGACCCACCGTGTCCTGGACACGATGATGCTGGCCCGCTGGCTGGAGCCGCAGCGCAGCAATTATACGCTGGATGAACTGCTCGCTGTTCATGAAATTCCAATCCAGGGGCGGCATCACGCGCTGGAGGATGCCAGAATGACGGCCCGGCTATGGGTCGCTTATCTCCGGGAGATTGCTAATAAACGTCAGGTTGACACGCTGGGCGACCTCTATGCTTATTTGAGCAGAGCCTGA
- a CDS encoding M67 family metallopeptidase, which produces MTAFQGTTPPIRLDSSVQLMLGKHLLTCLPHEACGLLLGTAAAGGILISSYVPLSNVAPDPLHTFVPDPGEWVKAMYSDPAPIGLFHSHPASLPWPSQADMQGLQALGPEFKVYLIGSPGTGNALPLLNGFIISRGIGPDGKPAAQLLHTELQALLK; this is translated from the coding sequence ATGACAGCATTCCAGGGAACAACCCCGCCAATCCGGCTGGATTCCTCCGTACAGCTCATGCTGGGGAAGCATTTACTGACCTGTCTTCCGCATGAAGCTTGCGGATTACTGCTGGGTACTGCCGCAGCGGGAGGCATACTCATCAGCAGCTATGTGCCCTTGAGCAACGTTGCGCCTGACCCGCTGCATACCTTTGTCCCCGACCCGGGGGAGTGGGTCAAAGCAATGTACAGCGACCCTGCCCCGATCGGCCTGTTCCATTCCCATCCCGCTTCACTGCCGTGGCCCTCCCAGGCCGATATGCAGGGGCTTCAGGCTCTGGGTCCGGAATTTAAGGTCTATCTGATCGGCTCCCCGGGAACAGGCAATGCCCTTCCGCTTCTTAACGGGTTTATAATCAGCCGTGGGATTGGCCCAGACGGCAAACCTGCTGCGCAATTGCTGCATACAGAGCTTCAGGCTCTGCTCAAATAA
- a CDS encoding TlpA disulfide reductase family protein, which translates to MRAVKRRNVAVLALIVLVTAFALGRWLNNKPEAVPVAQQVMAGGTGAGQAAPAFSLKDNAGREYTVGGPRDKALIVNFWASWCGPCQQEAPDLNAMALKYKDVLDIYGVNVTSQDYKPNAERFIRKYMLAFPVLFDLKGEVFDQYKGQVFPTNVLIDKNGVITEVVLGVLTPEELEKKIIALTGS; encoded by the coding sequence ATGAGAGCTGTTAAAAGACGGAATGTTGCGGTCCTGGCATTAATTGTGCTGGTAACAGCCTTTGCTCTGGGACGCTGGCTGAACAATAAACCTGAGGCTGTTCCGGTAGCCCAGCAGGTCATGGCGGGCGGGACCGGCGCTGGCCAGGCAGCCCCTGCTTTTTCACTGAAGGATAACGCCGGCCGTGAGTATACGGTAGGCGGTCCGAGGGATAAGGCACTGATTGTGAACTTCTGGGCCTCCTGGTGCGGCCCCTGCCAGCAGGAGGCGCCTGACCTTAATGCGATGGCGCTGAAATACAAGGATGTGCTGGATATCTACGGAGTTAACGTGACCAGCCAGGATTATAAGCCGAATGCCGAACGGTTCATCAGGAAGTATATGCTGGCTTTTCCGGTTTTGTTCGATCTTAAAGGCGAAGTGTTCGACCAGTACAAGGGTCAGGTCTTTCCGACCAATGTGCTGATTGATAAGAATGGGGTAATCACTGAAGTTGTACTCGGTGTCCTGACCCCGGAGGAACTGGAGAAAAAAATTATAGCCCTGACCGGCAGCTGA
- the cimA gene encoding citramalate synthase, translating to MSKSISIFDTTLRDGTQGEGISLSADDKLKIAKKLDDLGVHYIEGGIPGSNNKDIEFFKRVKELYLNAKITAFGSTRRKNSIAEHDDNLQRMIDAGVPAATLVGKSWDFHVHTALQTTLEENLAMIGDSISYLKQKGLEVIFDAEHFFDGYKNNPVYAAAVLAKAREAGADWLVMCDTNGGTLPNEVYDIVTAISGHLPGADLGIHTHNDCELAVANALSAINAGARQVQGTINGYGERCGNANLCSVIPTLQLKMGYHCIPGDSLPQLTNTARYVSEVANVNMPVNQPYVGTAAFAHKGGIHVSAILRDSRTYEHIAPELVGNKQRVLVSELAGQSNVLSKAQDMGLSLDPTSEQARKVIDKIKNLEHQGYQFEGADASLELLLREATGELNELFVFESFKMLVEKNAGHPVVSEAFVKLRVGGDSLYTAAEGNGPVNALDNALRKALKTYFPRLDEMHLSDYKVRVLDEQDQTAAKVRVLIESKDYNNTWSTVGVSSNVIEASWEALVDSMRYALLGQISLENGAKNSSEPRGLVNH from the coding sequence ATGTCTAAGTCCATTTCCATCTTCGATACGACACTTCGCGACGGCACACAAGGCGAGGGCATCAGTCTGTCGGCGGATGACAAGCTGAAAATTGCCAAGAAACTCGATGATCTCGGTGTGCATTACATTGAAGGTGGCATCCCGGGAAGCAACAATAAAGACATTGAGTTTTTCAAACGGGTCAAAGAATTGTATCTGAACGCCAAAATTACCGCCTTCGGCAGCACCCGCCGCAAAAACTCTATTGCCGAGCACGACGACAATTTGCAAAGAATGATTGATGCCGGCGTGCCTGCGGCAACGCTGGTCGGCAAATCATGGGACTTCCATGTGCACACCGCACTGCAGACCACGCTGGAGGAGAATCTCGCAATGATCGGCGACTCCATCTCCTATCTCAAGCAAAAAGGGCTGGAGGTCATCTTCGATGCCGAGCATTTCTTTGACGGCTACAAGAACAATCCGGTGTATGCTGCTGCCGTACTAGCTAAAGCACGCGAAGCCGGAGCAGACTGGCTCGTCATGTGTGATACAAACGGCGGTACGCTGCCGAATGAAGTGTATGACATCGTCACTGCGATTTCAGGGCATCTTCCCGGCGCCGATCTGGGCATCCACACCCATAATGACTGCGAGCTCGCAGTTGCCAATGCGCTGAGCGCAATCAATGCGGGAGCCCGTCAGGTACAGGGTACAATTAACGGATACGGGGAACGCTGCGGTAATGCCAATCTGTGCTCCGTCATCCCTACACTACAGCTTAAGATGGGCTATCACTGCATCCCGGGTGACTCCCTGCCGCAGCTGACCAACACTGCCCGCTATGTAAGCGAAGTAGCCAACGTGAACATGCCGGTGAATCAGCCATATGTCGGAACAGCCGCATTTGCCCATAAGGGCGGCATTCATGTCTCGGCAATCCTCCGGGATTCCCGTACGTATGAGCATATTGCCCCCGAGCTTGTCGGCAACAAGCAGCGGGTACTCGTCTCCGAGCTTGCCGGCCAGAGCAATGTGCTCTCCAAAGCTCAGGATATGGGACTTAGCCTCGATCCGACCAGCGAGCAGGCCCGCAAGGTCATTGACAAGATTAAGAACCTGGAGCATCAGGGTTATCAGTTTGAAGGAGCCGACGCCTCCCTTGAGCTGCTGCTGCGTGAAGCGACAGGTGAGCTGAACGAGCTGTTTGTTTTTGAATCCTTTAAGATGCTGGTCGAAAAAAATGCCGGCCATCCTGTAGTCTCCGAGGCCTTTGTTAAGCTTCGTGTAGGCGGCGACAGCCTCTACACCGCCGCCGAAGGCAACGGACCGGTTAACGCGCTGGATAATGCGCTGCGCAAAGCGCTGAAGACTTATTTTCCGCGGCTTGATGAGATGCATCTCTCCGACTATAAGGTACGTGTGCTTGATGAGCAGGATCAGACGGCTGCCAAGGTACGCGTACTGATCGAATCCAAGGATTACAATAATACCTGGAGCACCGTTGGCGTATCCAGCAATGTTATCGAGGCCAGCTGGGAAGCACTGGTTGACAGTATGCGTTATGCCCTGCTCGGGCAGATTTCCCTGGAGAATGGTGCAAAGAACAGCAGCGAACCTAGAGGTCTGGTTAACCACTAA